In Cololabis saira isolate AMF1-May2022 chromosome 1, fColSai1.1, whole genome shotgun sequence, the following proteins share a genomic window:
- the LOC133441739 gene encoding E3 ubiquitin-protein ligase RBBP6-like isoform X2, translated as MSCVHYKFSSKLDYNTVTFDGLHITLSELKRQIMARERLKATDCDLQITNAQTREEYTDDEAHIPKHSSVIVRRTPIGGVKPAGRTFIVDRSDTAVVGSSRPTDSSPSLSLAQLAKTANLVDANASEEDKIRAMMSQSNHEYDPIHYSKKAIGPPPAHYTCFRCGKAGHYIRHCPLPVVVDKSVDGPKPVRISKGIPQSFMVKVEPGAKGAMLTSTGEYAIPAIDAEAYAQGKKERPPFVPHDQSSSEDDTDPIPDELLCPICNDLMTDAVVIPCCGNSYCDDCIRTALLDSEEHICFTCKQSDVSPDNLIANKFLRQAVNNFKNETGYTKHGRKQVQNTAPPPPRPQLVRPLPSRQQDPLMANVSNPPTSATTAAPKAPAPAPAPTPAPAPVVATPSPPHSAAIEEQVPSPAPAPVVEHHSPVQTPNHGEPPPPGETDPEPVVKRESSGTSESAPQILPQSYSLPVLGHLPPPRLHHSSGSQSRSNPPHRGGSRHWYRNRGDPPPPHMQAAPAPAPAPQIYPSPMYPPPPQTYPPPYSSGSGLIPQPLGYQPQPIFAPGPPGLNPPWINPGAQPPLLPLPPSMSQPPMSKEDFYRQRHHRLDKVTSKLDEFTKDFHEELIKYRNAPKRRRRSYSRSRSYSRSPFSRSPYSRSRSRSRSRSRSRSFSFSASRSRSRSHGRSYPHSPYSRRNGRSYGRSRTRSRSRSRSYGYRRSGSPRSPPSFRGGGWDGPEGAPPYRSRSRSPGGYRSRSPGGRKPPPREMPMFDLKGHSPAGHDRWERERYRQWEREYADWYNKYYKDFDNQHPAPLHHRSHGSRDRERDKMSSSSRDYSPQGRGRRARDERSGPPHFLPSSSSSGTKSSTKVLKSKKIKKKRSGEESEPSQHSLDRGDATPVRDEPMDEISSQNKTPPLSSRPTASVVTAKTPVSKSSTAPVKPTIKSTSKPQSDKTRKDKGQKVKAKVKTEGVKVNSESVKVKKKTGEGVLTKKKDPPSSTSVSKPLKSVKTKPDDSSNSTTHKKEKSKSSAMKPPLMKTSPVSNQNLPGPHPSHEGSRSSHDIRSRRDLPQSGGLLPLPHPPPLMPRPPSPGDSRRRMGEECRSLLGPPPGKLRRIDGLGSGGDVISLSHLSHQPPLHRLPPSSDRPSFLSLAGSRELSRGDSDRGVIRPLMDIPKPVRRIKLNRDLGRKSSTETSSSDRPRSGPEKTGSTSDRSAPANVCEGDRVSNTTEGAGKKESSSAERGVSRERPGSAGERHHGSDRERERDRRSGSDRDRDMGADRERERERVSGSSLKVVVDRDTEGERSAKTEKRNSSSGSGAGRSVSLDKMTIAEKSAIGRRQPDHQEKPSASSKDREEGSDRVAKSDRSASSDRTEKSLPSGEKPAHREGVKYSQEASVKNKPRISRKALTSHAASSSRQTQEKKQDLEKDQKSVSSKLVVQPSSSPVSSRARSPSVSPALSPAMEEPLIQPPPRSKWEREDDEEGQEDVPTAPTKDPSPVLQRSRVRDVHHEAPKFVRSEGRDVGKEDKKGAVREEKKRRPLREENKGDRNTHADLNKPQKTKTVKEEGRVVKEEKKSAREEERRGGEREEGRGVTAKEEKATENRTGVREESRAPEPRRQRLCSDLTRETDEAAFVPDYSEGEGSEPEKGKSGSQSPSVSQASHSPTGSNSGSATTTDKKKKKHKKHKKHKKHKKHATQDKEGELKQHKHKHKKKKHKKSKEKVGEEDGKEKQEETPC; from the exons ACGGATTCTTCTCCTTCTTTGTCTCTTGCCCAGCTTGCTAAG ACTGCAAACCTGGTTGATGCAAATGCATCTGAAGAGGACAAGATTAGAGCCATGATGTCTCAGTCTAACCATGAATATGATCCAATACA TTACTCCAAGAAGGCAATTGGACCCCCGCCTGCTCACTATACCTGCTTTCGCTGTGGGAAGGCTGGCCATTACATCCGGCACTGTCCATTGCCAGTG gtcGTGGATAAAAGTGTGGATGGCCCTAAGCCAGTGAGAATCAGTAAGGGCATACCACAGAGCTTCATGGTGAAAGTAGAACCTGGTGCCAAGGGAGCCATGTTGACCAGTACTGGAGAATATGCTATACCTGCTATAGACGC GGAGGCATATGCTCAAGGAAAGAAGGAGCGCCCTCCGTTTGTTCCTCATGACCAGTCGTCATCCGAGGATGATACTGACCCAATCCCCGATGAActtctgtgtcccatctgcaaTGACCTCATGACTGATGCTGTGGTTATACCCTGCTGTGGGAACAGTTACTGTGATGACT GTATCAGGACTGCCCTATTGGACTCGGAGGAGCACATCTGCTTCACATGCAAACAGTCAGATGTTTCACCAGATAATCTCATTGCCAATAAATTTCTTCGACAg GCAGTGAACAACTTTAAGAATGAGACGGGCTACACCAAACATGGGCGCAAGCAGGTCCAGAATACAGCCCCTCCTCCACCACGTCCTCAGTTGGTCAGGCCTCTGCCCTCGAGACAGCAAGACCCTCTTATGGCTAATGTTTCTAACCCTCCGACAAGTGCGACCACAGCCGCCCCGAAAGCACCAGCTCCTGCACCCGCACCAACTCCTGCACCAGCTCCTGTTGTTGCAACTCCTAGCCCTCCTCATTCTGCTGCCATTGAAGAACAAGTTCCTTCACCAGCCCCTGCACCTGTTGTTGAGCACCATTCTCCTGTGCAAACACCCAACCACGGGGAACCACCTCCACCAGG GGAGACAGATCCAGAGCCTGTTGTGAAAAGAGAATCTTCAGGAACGTCAGAAAGTGCACCGCAG ATTCTCCCACAGAGCTACAGTTTACCAGTTCTTGGCCACCTGCCTCCTCCAAGACTGCACCATTCATCAG GGTCACAGTCACGGTCCAACCCGCCTCACAGAGGTGGAAGTAGACACTG GTACAGAAATAGAGGGGACCCGCCCCCACCTCACATGCAGGCAGCTCCAGCTCCCGCACCTGCTCCTCAAATCTACCCATCTCCCATGTACCCACCCCCACCACAGACCTACCCTCCTCCATACAGCTCTGGCTCTGGCCTTATCCCACAACCTCTCGGTTACCAACCACAGCCCATTTTTGCCCCTGGACCACCAGGGTTGAACCCTCCCTGGATTAACCCTGGTGCCCAGCcccctcttcttcctctaccaCCATCCATGTCGCAGCCCCCCATGTCTAAGGAGGACTTTTACAGGCAAAGGCACCACAGACTAGACAA AGTTACATCGAAACTGGATGAATTTACTAAAGACTTTCATGAAGAACTCATCAAGTACAGAAATGCACCAAAGAGACGGAGACGATCCTATTCCag GTCCCGGTCATACAGCCGTTCTCCATTCAGCCGCTCTCCTTACTCTCGCTCTCGATCAAGATCAAGATCCAGATCAAGATCCAGGTCTTTCTCTTTCTCCGCCAGTCGGTCCCGTTCACGTTCACATGGCCGATCTTATCCTCACTCTCCTTATTCCAGAAGAAACGGACGCAGTTATGGACGCTCACGTACACGGTCCCGCTCTCGTTCGAGGTCTTACGGCTACCGCCGCTCTGGATCACCGCgctctcctccttccttccggGGAGGAGGCTGGGACGGACCTGAAGGAGCTCCACCCTACCGGTCAAGGTCACGTTCTCCCGGTGGGTATCGAAGCCGCAGTCCTGGGGGAAGAAAGCCGCCTCCTCGGGAGATGCCAATGTTTGACCTGAAGGGACACAGTCCCGCGGGCCATGATCGCTGGGAAAGGGAAAGATATCGACAGTGGGAAAGGGAGTATGCAGACTGGTACAACAAGTACTACAAAGACTTTGACAATCAGCATCCTGCACCCCTGCATCACAGAAGTCATGGCAGTAGAGACCGGGAGAGGGACAAAATGTCCTCTTCATCCAGAGACTACTCGCCTCAGGGGAGAGGGAGACGAGCGAGAGATGAGAGAAGTGGCCCACCTCACTTTCTCccttcatcctcctcatcaGGGACCAAGTCAAGCACTAAAGTCCTGaagtcaaagaaaataaaaaagaaaaggagtggAGAGGAATCTGAGCCATCGCAACATTCACTGGACAGAGGTGATGCCACTCCTGTCAGAGATGAACCAATGGATGAAATATCTTCGCAAAATAAAACACCTCCTCTATCCTCAAGGCCTACAGCTAGTGTTgtgactgcaaaaactccagtATCGAAAAGCTCCACTGCACCTGTTAAACCCACAATTAAATCAACATCAAAGCCCCAGTCTGATAAGACGAGAAAAGATAAGGGTCAGAAGGTAAAGGCTAAAGTTAAGACGGAGGGTGTGAAGGTAAATAGTGAAAGTgtgaaagtgaagaaaaaaactggAGAAGGTGTTTTAACCAAAAAGAAAGACCCCCCGTCTTCCACATCTGTTTCAAAACCATTAAAGAGCGTTAAAACCAAACCTGACGATTCTTCCAACTCTACTACGCATAAAAAGGAGAAGAGCAAGAGCTCCGCTATGAAGCCGCCTCTGATGAAGACATCTCCAGTGTCCAATCAAAATCTGCCTGGACCTCATCCCTCTCACGAAGGCTCAAGATCCAGCCATGACATTCGCAGTAGAAGAGATCTTCCACAAAGTGGTGGTCTCCTTCCCCTCCCACACCCACCCCCGCTCATGCCCCGACCTCCATCCCCGGGCGATAGTCGTAGGAGGATGGGTGAGGAGTGTCGCTCTTTACTCGGACCTCCTCCTGGAAAGCTGAGGAGAATAGATGGACTAGGGAGTGGAGGGGATGTCATCTCTCTCTCACACCTCTCCCATCAACCCCCCCTACACAGACTTCCTCCCTCTTCTGATAGGCCAAGTTTTCTTTCCCTCGCTGGGAGTCGTGAGCTGAGTCGTGGAGATTCAGATCGAGGAGTCATAAGACCACTGATGGACATTCCG AAGCCAGTGAGGAGGATCAAGTTGAACAGAGATCTGGGGagaaaaagcagcactgagaccTCATCCTCCGACCGACCTCGTTCAGGTCCTGAGAAGACCGGCTCCACTTCTGATCGATCAGCTCCTGCTAATGTCTGCGAAGGAGACCGAGTCAGTAATACAACAGAAGGAGCAGGAAAAAAGGAATCGTCGTCTGCAGAAAGGGGAGTTTCCCGAGAAAGACCAGGGAGTGCTGGAGAACGACACCATGGCTCGGACAGAGAAAGAGAACGAGATAGACGTTCTGgatcagacagagacagagatatGGGTGCTgacagggagagggagagggaaagGGTCTCTGGGTCGAGTTTGAAAGTCGTGGTGGACAGAGACACAGAGGGAGAGAGGTCCgcaaagacagaaaaaaggaactcCAGCAGTGGAAGTGGGGCTGGTAGGTCTGTCTCTTTGGATAAAATGACCATAGCAGAGAAGTCCGCTATCGGCAGGAGGCAACCGGACCACCAGGAGAAACCAAGCGCATCATCCAAGGACAGAGAGGAGGGGTCAGACAGAGTTGCCAAATCTGACAG AAGTGCATCCAGTGACAGAACGGAGAAGTCTCTCCCCTCAGGAGAGAAACCAGCTCACAGAGAAG GGGTCAAATACAGTCAGGAGGCGTCTGTGAAGAACAAACCCAGAATCAGTCGCAAGGCTCTGACAAGCCATGCCGCCAGCTCTTCTAG GCAAACTCAGGAGAAAAAGCAGGACTTGGAGAAAGACCAGAAGAGCGTATCCTCCAAACTGGTAGTGCAGCCCTCGTCCAGCCCCGTGAGCAGCCGGGCTCGCAGCCCGAGTGTCAGCCCCGCTCTCAGCCCGGCCATGGAGGAGCCGCTCATCCAGCCGCCCCCGCGCTCCAAGTGGGAGAGAGAAGATGACGAAGAAGGGCAGGAAGACGTCCCAACTGCCCCCACCAAGGATCCTTCCCCCGTATTGCAGAGGAGCCGAGTCAGAGACGTCCACCACGAAGCACCTAAATTTGTCAGGAGCGAAGGCCGGGATGTTGGAAAGGAGGACAAAAAAGGGGCGGTGAGGGAGGAGAAAAAGCGAAGACCACTTAGAGAGGAGAATAAGGGTGACAGGAATACACATGCAGATTTGAACAAACCACAGAAAACCAAAACTGTGAAGGAAGAGGGAAgagtggtgaaagaggaaaagaaatctGCAAGAGAAGAGGAGAGACGAGGGGGCGAAAGAGAGGAGGGGCGAGGAGTGACGGCAAAGGAGGAGAAAGCAACAGAAAACAGAACGGGAGTGCGAGAAGAGAGCCGAGCTCCAGAGCCGAGGAGACAGCGTCTGTGCTCCGACCTGACGCGCGAGACGGACGAGGCCGCCTTCGTGCCCGACTACAGTGAAGGCGAGGGCTCCGAGCCAGAGAAAGGAAAGAGCGGCAGTCAGAGTCCGTCTGTCAGCCAGGCCTCACACAGCCCGACAGGAAGCAACAGCGGCTCCGCCACCACTACtgacaaaaagaagaagaaacacaaaaagcataaaaaacacaagaagCACAAGAAACACGCCACCCAAGACAAAGAAGGAGAGCTCAAGCAGCACAAGCACAAacacaagaagaagaaacataaaaaaagcaaagaaaaagtgGGAGAGGAAGATGGGAAGGAGAAACAGGAAGAAACTCCATGCTAA
- the LOC133441739 gene encoding E3 ubiquitin-protein ligase RBBP6-like isoform X1: MSCVHYKFSSKLDYNTVTFDGLHITLSELKRQIMARERLKATDCDLQITNAQTREEYTDDEAHIPKHSSVIVRRTPIGGVKPAGRTFIVDRSDTAVVGSSRPTDSSPSLSLAQLAKTANLVDANASEEDKIRAMMSQSNHEYDPIHYSKKAIGPPPAHYTCFRCGKAGHYIRHCPLPVVVDKSVDGPKPVRISKGIPQSFMVKVEPGAKGAMLTSTGEYAIPAIDAEAYAQGKKERPPFVPHDQSSSEDDTDPIPDELLCPICNDLMTDAVVIPCCGNSYCDDCIRTALLDSEEHICFTCKQSDVSPDNLIANKFLRQAVNNFKNETGYTKHGRKQVQNTAPPPPRPQLVRPLPSRQQDPLMANVSNPPTSATTAAPKAPAPAPAPTPAPAPVVATPSPPHSAAIEEQVPSPAPAPVVEHHSPVQTPNHGEPPPPGETDPEPVVKRESSGTSESAPQILPQSYSLPVLGHLPPPRLHHSSGSQSRSNPPHRGGSRHWYRNRGDPPPPHMQAAPAPAPAPQIYPSPMYPPPPQTYPPPYSSGSGLIPQPLGYQPQPIFAPGPPGLNPPWINPGAQPPLLPLPPSMSQPPMSKEDFYRQRHHRLDKVTSKLDEFTKDFHEELIKYRNAPKRRRRSYSRSRSYSRSPFSRSPYSRSRSRSRSRSRSRSFSFSASRSRSRSHGRSYPHSPYSRRNGRSYGRSRTRSRSRSRSYGYRRSGSPRSPPSFRGGGWDGPEGAPPYRSRSRSPGGYRSRSPGGRKPPPREMPMFDLKGHSPAGHDRWERERYRQWEREYADWYNKYYKDFDNQHPAPLHHRSHGSRDRERDKMSSSSRDYSPQGRGRRARDERSGPPHFLPSSSSSGTKSSTKVLKSKKIKKKRSGEESEPSQHSLDRGDATPVRDEPMDEISSQNKTPPLSSRPTASVVTAKTPVSKSSTAPVKPTIKSTSKPQSDKTRKDKGQKVKAKVKTEGVKVNSESVKVKKKTGEGVLTKKKDPPSSTSVSKPLKSVKTKPDDSSNSTTHKKEKSKSSAMKPPLMKTSPVSNQNLPGPHPSHEGSRSSHDIRSRRDLPQSGGLLPLPHPPPLMPRPPSPGDSRRRMGEECRSLLGPPPGKLRRIDGLGSGGDVISLSHLSHQPPLHRLPPSSDRPSFLSLAGSRELSRGDSDRGVIRPLMDIPKPVRRIKLNRDLGRKSSTETSSSDRPRSGPEKTGSTSDRSAPANVCEGDRVSNTTEGAGKKESSSAERGVSRERPGSAGERHHGSDRERERDRRSGSDRDRDMGADRERERERVSGSSLKVVVDRDTEGERSAKTEKRNSSSGSGAGRSVSLDKMTIAEKSAIGRRQPDHQEKPSASSKDREEGSDRVAKSDRSASSDRTEKSLPSGEKPAHREGVKYSQEASVKNKPRISRKALTSHAASSSSRQTQEKKQDLEKDQKSVSSKLVVQPSSSPVSSRARSPSVSPALSPAMEEPLIQPPPRSKWEREDDEEGQEDVPTAPTKDPSPVLQRSRVRDVHHEAPKFVRSEGRDVGKEDKKGAVREEKKRRPLREENKGDRNTHADLNKPQKTKTVKEEGRVVKEEKKSAREEERRGGEREEGRGVTAKEEKATENRTGVREESRAPEPRRQRLCSDLTRETDEAAFVPDYSEGEGSEPEKGKSGSQSPSVSQASHSPTGSNSGSATTTDKKKKKHKKHKKHKKHKKHATQDKEGELKQHKHKHKKKKHKKSKEKVGEEDGKEKQEETPC, encoded by the exons ACGGATTCTTCTCCTTCTTTGTCTCTTGCCCAGCTTGCTAAG ACTGCAAACCTGGTTGATGCAAATGCATCTGAAGAGGACAAGATTAGAGCCATGATGTCTCAGTCTAACCATGAATATGATCCAATACA TTACTCCAAGAAGGCAATTGGACCCCCGCCTGCTCACTATACCTGCTTTCGCTGTGGGAAGGCTGGCCATTACATCCGGCACTGTCCATTGCCAGTG gtcGTGGATAAAAGTGTGGATGGCCCTAAGCCAGTGAGAATCAGTAAGGGCATACCACAGAGCTTCATGGTGAAAGTAGAACCTGGTGCCAAGGGAGCCATGTTGACCAGTACTGGAGAATATGCTATACCTGCTATAGACGC GGAGGCATATGCTCAAGGAAAGAAGGAGCGCCCTCCGTTTGTTCCTCATGACCAGTCGTCATCCGAGGATGATACTGACCCAATCCCCGATGAActtctgtgtcccatctgcaaTGACCTCATGACTGATGCTGTGGTTATACCCTGCTGTGGGAACAGTTACTGTGATGACT GTATCAGGACTGCCCTATTGGACTCGGAGGAGCACATCTGCTTCACATGCAAACAGTCAGATGTTTCACCAGATAATCTCATTGCCAATAAATTTCTTCGACAg GCAGTGAACAACTTTAAGAATGAGACGGGCTACACCAAACATGGGCGCAAGCAGGTCCAGAATACAGCCCCTCCTCCACCACGTCCTCAGTTGGTCAGGCCTCTGCCCTCGAGACAGCAAGACCCTCTTATGGCTAATGTTTCTAACCCTCCGACAAGTGCGACCACAGCCGCCCCGAAAGCACCAGCTCCTGCACCCGCACCAACTCCTGCACCAGCTCCTGTTGTTGCAACTCCTAGCCCTCCTCATTCTGCTGCCATTGAAGAACAAGTTCCTTCACCAGCCCCTGCACCTGTTGTTGAGCACCATTCTCCTGTGCAAACACCCAACCACGGGGAACCACCTCCACCAGG GGAGACAGATCCAGAGCCTGTTGTGAAAAGAGAATCTTCAGGAACGTCAGAAAGTGCACCGCAG ATTCTCCCACAGAGCTACAGTTTACCAGTTCTTGGCCACCTGCCTCCTCCAAGACTGCACCATTCATCAG GGTCACAGTCACGGTCCAACCCGCCTCACAGAGGTGGAAGTAGACACTG GTACAGAAATAGAGGGGACCCGCCCCCACCTCACATGCAGGCAGCTCCAGCTCCCGCACCTGCTCCTCAAATCTACCCATCTCCCATGTACCCACCCCCACCACAGACCTACCCTCCTCCATACAGCTCTGGCTCTGGCCTTATCCCACAACCTCTCGGTTACCAACCACAGCCCATTTTTGCCCCTGGACCACCAGGGTTGAACCCTCCCTGGATTAACCCTGGTGCCCAGCcccctcttcttcctctaccaCCATCCATGTCGCAGCCCCCCATGTCTAAGGAGGACTTTTACAGGCAAAGGCACCACAGACTAGACAA AGTTACATCGAAACTGGATGAATTTACTAAAGACTTTCATGAAGAACTCATCAAGTACAGAAATGCACCAAAGAGACGGAGACGATCCTATTCCag GTCCCGGTCATACAGCCGTTCTCCATTCAGCCGCTCTCCTTACTCTCGCTCTCGATCAAGATCAAGATCCAGATCAAGATCCAGGTCTTTCTCTTTCTCCGCCAGTCGGTCCCGTTCACGTTCACATGGCCGATCTTATCCTCACTCTCCTTATTCCAGAAGAAACGGACGCAGTTATGGACGCTCACGTACACGGTCCCGCTCTCGTTCGAGGTCTTACGGCTACCGCCGCTCTGGATCACCGCgctctcctccttccttccggGGAGGAGGCTGGGACGGACCTGAAGGAGCTCCACCCTACCGGTCAAGGTCACGTTCTCCCGGTGGGTATCGAAGCCGCAGTCCTGGGGGAAGAAAGCCGCCTCCTCGGGAGATGCCAATGTTTGACCTGAAGGGACACAGTCCCGCGGGCCATGATCGCTGGGAAAGGGAAAGATATCGACAGTGGGAAAGGGAGTATGCAGACTGGTACAACAAGTACTACAAAGACTTTGACAATCAGCATCCTGCACCCCTGCATCACAGAAGTCATGGCAGTAGAGACCGGGAGAGGGACAAAATGTCCTCTTCATCCAGAGACTACTCGCCTCAGGGGAGAGGGAGACGAGCGAGAGATGAGAGAAGTGGCCCACCTCACTTTCTCccttcatcctcctcatcaGGGACCAAGTCAAGCACTAAAGTCCTGaagtcaaagaaaataaaaaagaaaaggagtggAGAGGAATCTGAGCCATCGCAACATTCACTGGACAGAGGTGATGCCACTCCTGTCAGAGATGAACCAATGGATGAAATATCTTCGCAAAATAAAACACCTCCTCTATCCTCAAGGCCTACAGCTAGTGTTgtgactgcaaaaactccagtATCGAAAAGCTCCACTGCACCTGTTAAACCCACAATTAAATCAACATCAAAGCCCCAGTCTGATAAGACGAGAAAAGATAAGGGTCAGAAGGTAAAGGCTAAAGTTAAGACGGAGGGTGTGAAGGTAAATAGTGAAAGTgtgaaagtgaagaaaaaaactggAGAAGGTGTTTTAACCAAAAAGAAAGACCCCCCGTCTTCCACATCTGTTTCAAAACCATTAAAGAGCGTTAAAACCAAACCTGACGATTCTTCCAACTCTACTACGCATAAAAAGGAGAAGAGCAAGAGCTCCGCTATGAAGCCGCCTCTGATGAAGACATCTCCAGTGTCCAATCAAAATCTGCCTGGACCTCATCCCTCTCACGAAGGCTCAAGATCCAGCCATGACATTCGCAGTAGAAGAGATCTTCCACAAAGTGGTGGTCTCCTTCCCCTCCCACACCCACCCCCGCTCATGCCCCGACCTCCATCCCCGGGCGATAGTCGTAGGAGGATGGGTGAGGAGTGTCGCTCTTTACTCGGACCTCCTCCTGGAAAGCTGAGGAGAATAGATGGACTAGGGAGTGGAGGGGATGTCATCTCTCTCTCACACCTCTCCCATCAACCCCCCCTACACAGACTTCCTCCCTCTTCTGATAGGCCAAGTTTTCTTTCCCTCGCTGGGAGTCGTGAGCTGAGTCGTGGAGATTCAGATCGAGGAGTCATAAGACCACTGATGGACATTCCG AAGCCAGTGAGGAGGATCAAGTTGAACAGAGATCTGGGGagaaaaagcagcactgagaccTCATCCTCCGACCGACCTCGTTCAGGTCCTGAGAAGACCGGCTCCACTTCTGATCGATCAGCTCCTGCTAATGTCTGCGAAGGAGACCGAGTCAGTAATACAACAGAAGGAGCAGGAAAAAAGGAATCGTCGTCTGCAGAAAGGGGAGTTTCCCGAGAAAGACCAGGGAGTGCTGGAGAACGACACCATGGCTCGGACAGAGAAAGAGAACGAGATAGACGTTCTGgatcagacagagacagagatatGGGTGCTgacagggagagggagagggaaagGGTCTCTGGGTCGAGTTTGAAAGTCGTGGTGGACAGAGACACAGAGGGAGAGAGGTCCgcaaagacagaaaaaaggaactcCAGCAGTGGAAGTGGGGCTGGTAGGTCTGTCTCTTTGGATAAAATGACCATAGCAGAGAAGTCCGCTATCGGCAGGAGGCAACCGGACCACCAGGAGAAACCAAGCGCATCATCCAAGGACAGAGAGGAGGGGTCAGACAGAGTTGCCAAATCTGACAG AAGTGCATCCAGTGACAGAACGGAGAAGTCTCTCCCCTCAGGAGAGAAACCAGCTCACAGAGAAG GGGTCAAATACAGTCAGGAGGCGTCTGTGAAGAACAAACCCAGAATCAGTCGCAAGGCTCTGACAAGCCATGCCGCCAGCTCTTCTAG TAGGCAAACTCAGGAGAAAAAGCAGGACTTGGAGAAAGACCAGAAGAGCGTATCCTCCAAACTGGTAGTGCAGCCCTCGTCCAGCCCCGTGAGCAGCCGGGCTCGCAGCCCGAGTGTCAGCCCCGCTCTCAGCCCGGCCATGGAGGAGCCGCTCATCCAGCCGCCCCCGCGCTCCAAGTGGGAGAGAGAAGATGACGAAGAAGGGCAGGAAGACGTCCCAACTGCCCCCACCAAGGATCCTTCCCCCGTATTGCAGAGGAGCCGAGTCAGAGACGTCCACCACGAAGCACCTAAATTTGTCAGGAGCGAAGGCCGGGATGTTGGAAAGGAGGACAAAAAAGGGGCGGTGAGGGAGGAGAAAAAGCGAAGACCACTTAGAGAGGAGAATAAGGGTGACAGGAATACACATGCAGATTTGAACAAACCACAGAAAACCAAAACTGTGAAGGAAGAGGGAAgagtggtgaaagaggaaaagaaatctGCAAGAGAAGAGGAGAGACGAGGGGGCGAAAGAGAGGAGGGGCGAGGAGTGACGGCAAAGGAGGAGAAAGCAACAGAAAACAGAACGGGAGTGCGAGAAGAGAGCCGAGCTCCAGAGCCGAGGAGACAGCGTCTGTGCTCCGACCTGACGCGCGAGACGGACGAGGCCGCCTTCGTGCCCGACTACAGTGAAGGCGAGGGCTCCGAGCCAGAGAAAGGAAAGAGCGGCAGTCAGAGTCCGTCTGTCAGCCAGGCCTCACACAGCCCGACAGGAAGCAACAGCGGCTCCGCCACCACTACtgacaaaaagaagaagaaacacaaaaagcataaaaaacacaagaagCACAAGAAACACGCCACCCAAGACAAAGAAGGAGAGCTCAAGCAGCACAAGCACAAacacaagaagaagaaacataaaaaaagcaaagaaaaagtgGGAGAGGAAGATGGGAAGGAGAAACAGGAAGAAACTCCATGCTAA